The Mycolicibacterium insubricum DNA segment CGAACGCGCAAACTGGTGGTGGTACAACCCCTTCCAACCCCAAGCACCACCGGCCATCGAATAGGTGACAATGGGGAAGACCAATCAGGTGGCTTCCCAAAGGACGTCGGTGGCACCGGACGGGAACGTCGGACGTCGGACGTCGGCCAAAGAGCCCAACCACCGGTCCGTCGGCCCACAGTTATCGGCCGACGAACCAGAGGCTCTCTTCCCGCAGTGACCTGCTGCGCCAACCGGCATCACCGCGAACCAACTCGTGGTGGTAATACCCACCGCATGAGGTGAGCTCAGTGGCCCCGGGCAGCCGGAACGGGTTGTAGAACATCGCCCGCACGGTCGCGGAGTCCCCATCGTAGTCGAGCAGTTCGATGTTCGTGATGTAGTGCATGCTCATCTCGATGACGCCGAAGTTCTCGGCCATCCACGCCACCACCTCATCACGCGGTCCGGCGATCACCCCGGCCGACGAGTAGTCGATGAAGGCGTCCTCGGTGAACACCGACCGGTAGAGTTCCCAGTCTTTGCCGTCGACCGCCCGCGCATAGGTGTGGAGCAGCTCGGAGATCTCCGCGCGGTCGATAACCCGCGCAATGTCGTTGGCGGAAGGGCTCATTCCGGCATTCCGATGGTCTTGATGTGCAAATATTCCTCATAGCCGTGGGTGCCGTTGCGGTAGCCGAGACCGCTCTGACCGGTACCGCCGAACGGGCTGTTGATACCGAAGTGGCTCTTGCCGTTGATGCTGACGTTCCCGGTCCGCATCCGGGCGGCGATGGCGAACGCCCGGTCCACGTCGGCGCTGCTGACCTCGCCGGACAGTCCGTAGATGCTGTTGTTGGCGATGGCGACTGCCTCGTCGTCTGTGTCGTACGGCGTGACGGTCAGCACCGGGCCGAAGATCTCCTCCTGCGCGATCCGGCTGTTCGGGTCGACGTCGACGAGCAGGGTGGGCTGGGTGTAGTAGCCGACCGGCAGGTTCCCCGGGATCCCGCCACCGGTGACCAGCCGGGCGCCGTCGTCGATGCCGTCTCGGATCAGGCCGAGCACCTTCTGGCGTTGTGTCTCGCTGATCTGCGGGCCCTGCATGACGCCCGGGGTCCACGGGTCGCCGACCGGGAAGTTCTCCATCATCTGCTTGAGCCCTTCGATACCCTCCTCATAGCGGCTGCGCGGCAGCAGGATTCGGCTGGGCAGCACACAGCTCTGGCCGGACATCACGCAGGCCATCATGGCGGCCAGCGGCATGGCCGAGCCGAGATCGGCGTCGTCGAGCACGATGTGCGCGGATTTGCCGCCCAGTTCCAGCAGCGTCTTCTTCACCGTCGGGGCGGCCGCGGCCAGGATGGCGCGGCCGGTCGCCGTCGACCCGGTGAAGGTGATCATGTCCACCCGCGGGTCGGCGGTCAGCGCCGCGCCGACCTCGTTGGCGTTGGACACCACCACGTTGAACACCCCGGCCGGGATGTCGGTCTCCTCGGCGACGATCCGGCCGAGTTCGGTGCCCGACCAGGGGGTGAGCTGGGCGGGCTTGAGCACCACGGTGTTTCCGGCCATCAGGGCCGGAACCGTCTCGGCGACGTTGAGATACAACGGCACATTCCACGGGGTGATCGCGCCGACCACGCCGTGGGGTTCGTAGCGCAGCACACGTTTGGCCGGGCCGAGCGGGGTCTCGTGCACGCCGTTGTAGCGCAGGTAGTCGAAGGCGGCTCCGAACTCGGCCCAGTGCGCGACCTCGTGAATCGGTGCCTCGATCTGGGATCCGGTGACCGTTACCG contains these protein-coding regions:
- a CDS encoding aldehyde dehydrogenase family protein, whose product is MLIDGELRHTASGATFDVIHPASEQVAGVATDGTVADMEAAVGAARRAFDAGDWSRDVEFRRHCLMQLHEALDRNKERLRRILITEVGCPVTVTGSQIEAPIHEVAHWAEFGAAFDYLRYNGVHETPLGPAKRVLRYEPHGVVGAITPWNVPLYLNVAETVPALMAGNTVVLKPAQLTPWSGTELGRIVAEETDIPAGVFNVVVSNANEVGAALTADPRVDMITFTGSTATGRAILAAAAPTVKKTLLELGGKSAHIVLDDADLGSAMPLAAMMACVMSGQSCVLPSRILLPRSRYEEGIEGLKQMMENFPVGDPWTPGVMQGPQISETQRQKVLGLIRDGIDDGARLVTGGGIPGNLPVGYYTQPTLLVDVDPNSRIAQEEIFGPVLTVTPYDTDDEAVAIANNSIYGLSGEVSSADVDRAFAIAARMRTGNVSINGKSHFGINSPFGGTGQSGLGYRNGTHGYEEYLHIKTIGMPE
- a CDS encoding nuclear transport factor 2 family protein — protein: MSPSANDIARVIDRAEISELLHTYARAVDGKDWELYRSVFTEDAFIDYSSAGVIAGPRDEVVAWMAENFGVIEMSMHYITNIELLDYDGDSATVRAMFYNPFRLPGATELTSCGGYYHHELVRGDAGWRSRSLREESLWFVGR